In the genome of Myroides phaeus, one region contains:
- the pbpC gene encoding penicillin-binding protein 1C, whose translation MKIIQYFNWRKWSLKKKISIVFLFILAIIYYFSIPKKLFDKPYSTVIESNDGQLLGAQIATDGQWRFPEIDSVPYKFKQCIINFEDEYYRYHWGLNPVSITKALISNTKAKQIKRGGSTLTQQTIRLARDGKKRSYGEKVIEAIQATRLEFKFSKDKILSLYASHAPFGGNVVGLDVAAWRYFGTTPEQLSWAESATLAVLPNAPRLIYPGKNQEILLKKRNALLKKLYDKNIIDENTYQLALIEPLPQKPHKLPQLAPHLLQLVAKKNKEQRITTTLDYNIQSRLNDIIKNYYNNYKQSEIYNIAAIVIDVETRNIISYVGNSPTTIDHQKDVDIIQAQRSTGSIIKPFLYAAMLDEAEILPTTLVADIPVVISGYKPENFNNSYEGAVPANEALFRSLNIPFVLMLQKYGIYRFYNQLQNLQFKSINKHPNHYGLSLILGGAESSLWEITRAYTSLAATLNYYNTSQGKYRVNEIQNLNWNKQLTNSFGKDTSEKNTLGAGAIYNTFKALTLVNRPEGDEAWRHYESAVKIAWKTGTSFGGRDAWAVGVNKKYVVGIWVGNATGEGRPSISGVRMAGPILFDTFNLLPKSNWFTAPLNDLEEVDICTLSGHLAGPNCQSKKELIPYRAKKTALCPYHQLIHLDNNKTFQVNSQCEPIENIINTSWFVLPPTMAHFYKKFHSEYKEVPPFREDCLQTNELNTIEYIYPKHGDIIYLTKDFYSQLQPFIAKAATNNSEKTLYWYLDNQFLGQTDLFHEQSIQAEPGEHYITIVDTKGNSKTIQITLKKSNNQ comes from the coding sequence ATGAAAATTATACAATATTTTAATTGGAGAAAGTGGAGTCTGAAAAAGAAAATATCAATAGTTTTTCTGTTCATACTTGCGATTATATACTACTTTTCTATTCCTAAAAAACTATTCGACAAACCTTATTCTACTGTTATTGAAAGCAATGATGGGCAACTTTTAGGTGCTCAAATTGCAACTGATGGACAATGGCGTTTCCCAGAAATTGATAGTGTCCCTTATAAGTTCAAACAATGTATAATTAACTTTGAAGATGAATACTATCGTTATCATTGGGGATTAAATCCTGTTTCAATTACAAAAGCACTTATTTCAAATACGAAAGCAAAACAGATTAAACGAGGAGGAAGTACTTTAACCCAACAAACGATTCGCTTAGCGCGTGATGGTAAAAAAAGAAGCTATGGTGAAAAGGTAATTGAAGCCATACAAGCAACGCGCCTTGAATTCAAATTTAGTAAAGACAAAATTCTAAGTCTATACGCATCGCATGCTCCTTTTGGAGGGAATGTAGTAGGCCTTGATGTAGCAGCGTGGAGATATTTCGGGACTACACCAGAACAATTATCGTGGGCAGAAAGTGCCACTTTAGCTGTCCTTCCTAATGCTCCGAGATTAATATATCCTGGAAAAAATCAAGAGATATTACTAAAAAAGAGAAATGCTCTCTTAAAAAAACTATATGATAAGAATATTATTGATGAGAATACTTATCAACTTGCCTTGATAGAACCATTACCTCAAAAACCCCATAAACTACCTCAGTTAGCCCCTCACTTATTGCAATTAGTCGCTAAAAAAAATAAAGAACAACGCATTACTACAACGCTTGACTATAATATTCAATCGCGATTAAACGATATTATTAAAAACTACTATAACAATTATAAGCAATCTGAGATTTACAATATCGCAGCAATTGTTATAGATGTAGAAACAAGAAATATAATTAGTTATGTGGGTAATTCTCCTACAACAATTGACCATCAAAAAGATGTAGATATAATTCAGGCACAAAGAAGTACAGGAAGTATTATAAAACCATTTTTATATGCAGCTATGTTAGATGAAGCAGAAATACTTCCTACAACATTAGTAGCCGATATTCCTGTCGTAATTTCAGGTTACAAGCCTGAAAATTTTAATAACTCATATGAGGGAGCTGTCCCAGCTAATGAAGCTTTATTTAGATCTTTAAACATTCCTTTTGTACTAATGTTACAAAAATATGGCATTTATAGATTTTATAATCAGTTACAAAATTTACAATTTAAAAGTATTAACAAGCATCCTAATCACTATGGACTGTCATTGATTTTAGGTGGAGCAGAAAGCAGTTTATGGGAAATTACACGTGCTTATACAAGTTTAGCTGCAACGCTAAATTATTATAATACTTCTCAAGGAAAATATAGAGTAAATGAAATTCAAAACTTAAATTGGAACAAACAACTAACCAATAGCTTTGGAAAAGATACATCGGAAAAAAACACCTTAGGAGCCGGAGCTATTTACAACACGTTTAAAGCCTTAACTTTAGTAAATCGACCAGAAGGAGATGAAGCGTGGAGACATTACGAATCAGCGGTTAAAATAGCTTGGAAAACAGGTACAAGCTTTGGTGGCCGAGATGCTTGGGCAGTAGGAGTTAATAAAAAATATGTTGTGGGTATTTGGGTTGGAAATGCTACAGGAGAAGGACGCCCATCTATAAGTGGTGTTAGAATGGCGGGCCCTATTCTTTTTGACACTTTCAATCTCTTACCTAAATCCAATTGGTTTACAGCTCCTTTAAACGACTTAGAGGAAGTTGATATCTGTACACTATCAGGCCATTTAGCAGGACCAAATTGTCAGTCTAAAAAGGAATTAATTCCATACAGAGCTAAAAAAACAGCACTATGCCCCTATCATCAATTAATACATTTAGATAATAATAAAACTTTTCAAGTTAACAGTCAATGTGAACCTATAGAAAACATTATCAATACATCTTGGTTTGTATTACCTCCGACAATGGCGCATTTCTACAAGAAATTCCATAGTGAGTATAAAGAGGTTCCTCCGTTTAGAGAAGATTGTTTACAAACAAATGAGCTAAATACGATTGAATATATATATCCAAAACACGGAGATATAATCTACCTTACAAAAGATTTTTATTCTCAATTACAACCATTTATTGCTAAAGCTGCAACGAATAATTCAGAAAAAACTTTGTATTGGTACTTAGACAATCAGTTTTTAGGGCAAACGGATCTATTTCACGAACAATCAATACAAGCAGAACCTGGAGAACACTACATCACTATTGTTGATACAAAAGGCAATAGTAAAACAATACAAATTACTTTAAAGAAGAGTAATAATCAATAA
- a CDS encoding alpha-2-macroglobulin family protein: MRIRKLLLVFCCMLFVLQSCKKDKGEHLNLSNPKLFSEYILGFTSGIISTKSPIDINIPTNWKNWTPNEELDNSLFTITPAIKGNVYYLANDVIRFQPSERLKQDEKYHITFHLNKVVDTEDALKDFTFMLMTVPQIFSTELTDLQSINDDEYTLNGTINSSDFITTEDIKKVISATQEKQKLDINFTTDDKTEAKEFPFTINKIKRNTEESTVSVEINGKAIKASQKTTENYTIPQKDRFYLFKATPVPNDSQSFWLNFSNPLKKNQDFEGLIDLDNSDAKLTFSTDGNVLKVYSDKPFLETVNLRVFAGIEDNKGNKTDRTEKYELKFGVLKPDVQLLKNGTILPSSENLKVNFQATTLNAVDVKVYKIYENNILQFLQENNIDGKYSLYKVADPIAKTTIKLTNADPKALLRYNSYALDLSTLITPDPGAIYRVEFSFKKSYSLYNCPASETVNTQDNDEEEDIFTQDLEEDEEDYYYYYFRWDEKDNPCSDSYYYYHEKPATNILASDLGVIIKGGNNNVYTAIVTNLLTTDPVAAATVEFYTFKQQLITSSKTDNTGILTVNLQNKKPAFAIVRSDKNTTYVKIDGANALSMSNYDVDGSSLQKGINGYIYGERGVWRPGDNIYLDFILDDLANPIPSNHPIKLTFSDPFGKVVDQIVLKKNKTNHYSFHLKTNAESPTGNWQAVINIGGAKFYKQVKIETIKPNRLKIKNNIEGKTIKNNNNQVIVDYNVQWLQGSIARNLKADVVLKLIPQTTTFKDYKNYRFDNSLSSSGSQEINAFAGSTNNEGDFAFPVNLNNVPQNAGMLKAIFTTKVYENGGDMSTDVSTATISPYHTYVGIKAPEANKYGYYETDKPLNFNLITVNDSGIPTSGEIDVTVYRRKGYWWWGSNNEGASSYSSSNYYSVYKATSTVSTKNKGQANYSITIPEQDWGTYEIVATNKHGKHIASSTFYVDWPYWSAKTKHSQGKEAISLAIATDKKDYNTGEKVKISFPSSEDGRALISVENGSSVLETHWVKTQKGETTFELTTTDAMSPNIYLNITAIQPHASTLNNSPIRMYGVSAINVFNKKTKLEPEIIMPDKLKPEEEFTLKVKEKNGKNMSYTIAIVEDGLLDLTRFKTPTPWNTFYSKAALGVRTWDVFDDVIGAYGGAINQVFSIGGDEDLGAGQVKKANRFKPVVIHLGPFELGAGKTANHKVKLPKYIGSVRTMVVASDINNKAYGSTDKTVKVNNPLMILGSLPRRAVPGEKITLPVTVFAMENHVKNVTVKVRVDDKFRLETNAIQELSFSEPDEKIAYFDLEVLQKTGISKIEIEATSGKEKATYVVELDVMNPNPITVNSKSVIVEPNSSASLDWEKFGISGSNKATLELSTFPGINLTSRLNYLIGYPHGCSEQIASGVFPQLFLADFVNLSKTKKESVQRNINEGLKQLAQRQLSDGSFRYWSSDSYSDDWTTSYILHFFIEAEKKGYALPVGSKASAITYQQKATRQWSFNSKSANDFAQAYRLYTLALAGNADLASMNRLRETNGISTNAKLRLAAAYALAGQKDAANKLIANAKISENANTNYYYYGSFERNLAMALETYVLTKSNKNTANEYAIELANRLGSNSWMSTQTTAFSLLAISAYVQGNKSKEGIAVDYTFNNGANNINTKTDFYEKELSPINQTNAINIKNNNSSTVYARVAYSGILPVGKENVEESKLSIKSLYQTTSGQTINPTQLQQGTEFVAYITITNTSAMNVNNVALTQIVPSGWEIVNLRYTDAGGNNNSVQHTDIRDDRSQFYFSLPSRSSKTLKVVLNASYLGNYYMPGIFAEAMYDNTYRSRTAGQWIQVVK; the protein is encoded by the coding sequence ATGAGAATTAGAAAATTATTATTGGTTTTCTGCTGTATGCTTTTTGTACTACAGTCGTGTAAAAAAGATAAGGGAGAACATTTGAATCTTTCTAATCCAAAACTATTTAGTGAATACATCCTTGGATTTACATCTGGTATTATTTCAACGAAATCACCAATTGACATTAATATTCCAACTAATTGGAAAAATTGGACACCTAATGAAGAGTTAGACAATAGCTTGTTTACAATTACACCAGCTATTAAAGGAAATGTCTATTACCTTGCAAATGATGTAATTCGCTTTCAACCAAGTGAGAGACTTAAACAAGATGAAAAATACCATATCACTTTTCACCTAAATAAAGTTGTTGATACAGAAGATGCTTTAAAAGATTTTACTTTTATGCTTATGACTGTACCTCAAATTTTCTCTACTGAATTAACAGATCTACAATCCATTAATGATGATGAATACACATTGAATGGAACAATTAATTCAAGTGATTTTATCACTACGGAGGATATTAAAAAGGTGATTTCTGCAACTCAAGAAAAACAAAAGTTAGACATTAACTTTACAACTGACGACAAAACAGAAGCTAAAGAATTTCCGTTTACTATCAATAAAATAAAAAGAAACACAGAAGAAAGCACTGTATCTGTTGAGATAAATGGTAAAGCTATTAAAGCAAGTCAAAAAACAACAGAAAATTACACGATTCCACAGAAAGATAGATTCTATTTATTTAAAGCAACTCCTGTTCCAAATGATTCTCAATCATTCTGGCTAAACTTTTCAAACCCTCTTAAAAAGAATCAAGATTTTGAAGGGCTAATTGACTTAGATAACAGTGATGCTAAACTAACTTTTTCTACTGATGGAAATGTTTTAAAAGTTTATAGTGATAAACCTTTTCTTGAAACTGTTAATTTGCGTGTTTTTGCCGGAATTGAAGACAATAAAGGCAATAAGACAGATAGAACAGAGAAGTATGAATTAAAATTTGGGGTACTAAAACCTGATGTACAGTTGCTTAAAAATGGTACTATTTTACCAAGTTCTGAAAACTTAAAAGTGAACTTTCAGGCTACTACTCTAAATGCTGTTGATGTAAAAGTGTACAAAATATATGAAAACAATATTTTACAATTTTTACAAGAAAACAATATTGATGGTAAATACAGCTTATACAAAGTAGCTGATCCTATAGCAAAAACAACCATTAAACTTACTAATGCTGATCCAAAGGCATTGTTGAGATACAATTCTTACGCATTAGATTTATCTACTCTTATCACTCCTGATCCAGGAGCAATATATCGCGTGGAGTTTTCTTTTAAAAAATCATATTCGCTTTACAATTGCCCAGCAAGTGAAACTGTAAACACACAAGATAACGATGAGGAAGAAGATATTTTCACGCAAGATTTAGAAGAAGACGAGGAAGATTATTACTATTACTACTTTCGTTGGGATGAAAAAGATAATCCTTGTTCAGACTCATACTATTACTATCACGAAAAACCTGCTACCAATATTTTAGCAAGTGATCTTGGAGTTATTATCAAAGGAGGAAACAATAATGTTTATACAGCAATTGTTACAAACTTATTAACTACTGATCCTGTAGCTGCAGCAACAGTAGAATTTTATACTTTTAAACAACAATTAATCACTTCTTCTAAAACTGATAACACAGGTATATTAACTGTTAACCTGCAAAATAAAAAACCTGCTTTTGCAATTGTACGAAGTGATAAAAACACAACGTATGTAAAAATTGATGGAGCTAACGCTTTATCTATGAGTAATTACGATGTTGATGGTTCTTCACTTCAAAAAGGTATCAATGGTTACATCTATGGAGAACGTGGAGTTTGGCGTCCTGGAGATAATATTTATCTTGATTTTATTTTAGATGATTTAGCGAACCCTATTCCATCTAACCACCCTATCAAGCTAACTTTTTCAGACCCATTTGGAAAAGTAGTGGACCAAATTGTCTTAAAAAAGAACAAAACAAATCACTATTCATTCCACTTAAAAACAAATGCTGAATCTCCAACAGGTAACTGGCAAGCAGTTATAAATATTGGTGGTGCTAAATTTTACAAACAAGTAAAAATTGAAACTATTAAGCCTAACCGCTTAAAAATTAAAAACAATATTGAAGGCAAAACAATCAAGAACAATAATAACCAAGTTATAGTTGACTATAACGTACAATGGTTACAAGGAAGTATTGCTCGCAATTTAAAAGCTGATGTTGTTTTAAAATTAATTCCACAAACAACTACGTTTAAAGATTATAAAAATTACCGCTTTGACAATAGTTTAAGTTCTTCTGGTTCACAAGAAATTAATGCATTTGCAGGATCTACGAATAATGAAGGTGATTTTGCATTTCCAGTGAACTTAAATAATGTTCCTCAAAATGCAGGAATGCTGAAAGCTATTTTTACAACAAAAGTTTACGAAAATGGAGGAGATATGTCAACAGATGTATCTACTGCTACGATATCACCTTACCATACTTATGTTGGAATAAAAGCTCCTGAGGCTAATAAATATGGTTACTATGAGACAGATAAACCTTTAAACTTTAACCTGATTACAGTTAATGACTCTGGAATACCAACTTCTGGTGAAATTGACGTAACTGTTTATAGACGTAAAGGTTATTGGTGGTGGGGATCAAATAATGAAGGAGCGTCAAGCTATAGTAGTTCAAATTACTATTCTGTGTACAAAGCTACATCAACAGTATCAACCAAAAATAAAGGACAAGCAAATTATTCTATTACAATACCCGAACAAGATTGGGGTACATATGAAATCGTTGCTACTAATAAACATGGTAAGCATATTGCATCTTCAACATTCTATGTAGATTGGCCTTATTGGTCAGCTAAAACAAAGCATTCTCAAGGAAAAGAAGCAATTTCTTTAGCTATTGCAACAGATAAAAAAGATTACAATACAGGAGAAAAAGTAAAAATATCATTCCCTTCAAGTGAAGATGGTAGAGCGCTAATTTCGGTAGAAAATGGTTCAAGTGTATTAGAAACTCATTGGGTAAAAACTCAAAAAGGAGAAACTACTTTTGAGTTAACAACTACTGACGCTATGTCTCCAAATATCTATTTGAATATAACGGCAATTCAACCACACGCATCTACATTAAACAACTCTCCTATTCGTATGTATGGTGTTTCGGCAATTAATGTTTTCAATAAGAAAACAAAATTAGAACCGGAAATAATTATGCCTGACAAATTAAAACCTGAAGAAGAATTTACTTTAAAAGTGAAAGAAAAGAATGGTAAAAATATGTCATATACAATTGCGATTGTAGAAGATGGGCTATTAGATTTAACACGTTTTAAAACACCTACACCTTGGAATACATTCTACAGCAAAGCAGCTTTAGGTGTACGCACTTGGGATGTTTTTGACGATGTAATTGGTGCTTACGGCGGTGCTATAAACCAAGTATTCAGTATTGGTGGAGATGAGGATTTAGGAGCAGGACAAGTTAAAAAAGCGAATCGATTCAAACCTGTGGTTATTCACTTAGGTCCTTTTGAACTTGGAGCAGGAAAAACGGCAAACCACAAAGTTAAACTACCAAAATATATTGGTTCTGTAAGAACGATGGTTGTTGCCTCTGATATAAATAACAAGGCTTACGGAAGTACTGATAAAACAGTTAAGGTAAACAATCCCTTGATGATATTAGGTTCTTTACCTCGAAGAGCTGTTCCTGGAGAAAAAATAACTCTTCCTGTAACTGTATTTGCAATGGAGAACCATGTTAAAAATGTAACTGTAAAAGTAAGAGTAGACGACAAATTTCGCTTAGAAACAAATGCTATTCAAGAGTTATCTTTTAGTGAACCAGATGAAAAAATAGCGTACTTTGACTTAGAAGTCTTACAGAAAACAGGTATTTCTAAAATTGAAATAGAAGCTACTTCTGGAAAAGAAAAAGCTACTTACGTAGTTGAGTTAGATGTAATGAATCCTAACCCAATAACTGTAAACAGTAAATCCGTAATAGTAGAACCAAACTCATCTGCATCGTTAGATTGGGAAAAATTTGGTATTAGTGGTAGTAATAAAGCTACTTTAGAACTTTCTACTTTTCCAGGTATTAACCTTACATCGAGACTTAATTACTTAATTGGTTATCCACATGGTTGTAGTGAGCAAATCGCCTCTGGTGTTTTCCCTCAATTATTCTTGGCAGACTTTGTTAACTTAAGTAAAACGAAAAAAGAAAGTGTACAGCGCAATATTAATGAAGGTTTAAAACAGTTAGCTCAACGTCAATTATCAGATGGTAGTTTCCGCTATTGGAGCAGTGATTCATACTCAGATGATTGGACTACTTCTTATATTCTTCATTTCTTCATTGAAGCGGAGAAAAAAGGATACGCTCTTCCTGTTGGAAGTAAAGCAAGTGCTATCACATATCAACAAAAGGCTACTCGCCAGTGGTCTTTTAATAGTAAAAGTGCTAATGATTTTGCTCAAGCTTATAGACTGTATACACTTGCCTTAGCTGGTAATGCTGATTTAGCTTCTATGAACCGTTTAAGAGAAACAAATGGAATTTCTACAAATGCTAAATTGCGTTTAGCTGCTGCTTATGCTTTAGCTGGACAAAAAGATGCTGCTAATAAGCTTATCGCTAATGCAAAAATCAGCGAGAATGCAAATACGAACTATTATTACTATGGCTCATTTGAAAGAAACCTTGCTATGGCTTTAGAAACTTATGTTTTAACGAAGTCAAATAAAAATACCGCAAATGAATACGCTATTGAATTAGCTAATCGCCTTGGTTCAAATAGTTGGATGAGTACTCAAACAACAGCATTTAGTTTACTTGCTATTTCTGCTTATGTACAAGGAAATAAATCGAAAGAAGGAATTGCAGTAGACTATACATTCAACAATGGTGCTAATAACATAAATACGAAAACAGATTTCTATGAAAAAGAGTTGTCACCTATTAATCAAACAAATGCTATAAATATTAAGAACAACAATAGTTCGACTGTTTATGCACGAGTTGCTTATAGTGGTATTCTTCCTGTCGGAAAAGAAAATGTTGAAGAAAGTAAATTGAGTATTAAGTCATTGTACCAAACGACATCTGGTCAGACAATAAATCCTACTCAACTACAACAAGGTACAGAATTCGTTGCTTATATTACCATAACAAATACAAGTGCAATGAATGTAAACAACGTTGCTTTAACGCAAATTGTTCCTTCGGGTTGGGAAATTGTAAACTTGCGTTATACTGATGCTGGTGGTAACAACAATAGTGTGCAGCATACAGATATTAGAGATGACCGATCACAATTTTACTTTAGTCTACCAAGTAGAAGTTCTAAAACACTGAAAGTGGTTCTTAATGCTTCTTATTTAGGAAACTATTATATGCCTGGTATTTTTGCAGAAGCGATGTATGACAATACTTACAGAAGTAGAACTGCAGGACAATGGATTCAAGTAGTTAAATAA
- a CDS encoding nucleoside deaminase: protein MSTFFTDEYFMRIALNEAKLAYEKGEIPVGAIVVANNQIIAKSHNLTELLHDVTAHAEIQAISSAANYLNAKYLKNCTLFVTLEPCQMCAGALYWSQISNIVCGAEDPKRGYRAIGGQIHPKTKITFGVLEEECANLMKSFFESKR, encoded by the coding sequence ATGAGTACATTTTTTACAGATGAATATTTTATGCGAATAGCTTTAAATGAAGCTAAATTAGCATATGAAAAAGGTGAAATACCTGTAGGAGCAATAGTAGTAGCCAATAATCAAATTATTGCAAAAAGTCATAATCTAACAGAACTACTACATGATGTAACTGCACACGCAGAAATACAAGCAATCTCTTCTGCTGCTAATTATTTAAACGCTAAATATTTGAAAAACTGCACTTTATTCGTTACTTTAGAACCATGTCAGATGTGTGCTGGAGCTCTTTATTGGAGCCAAATAAGCAATATCGTTTGTGGTGCTGAAGACCCTAAAAGAGGGTATCGTGCTATTGGGGGACAAATACACCCTAAAACAAAAATAACATTTGGTGTTCTTGAAGAAGAATGCGCTAACCTTATGAAATCGTTTTTCGAGAGTAAAAGATAA
- a CDS encoding 1-deoxy-D-xylulose-5-phosphate synthase, with amino-acid sequence MIKKLLPQINNPQDLKKLSIDELMQLAVELRSFIIDIVSTKEGHLGASLGVVELTIALHYVFNTPDDLMVWDVGHQAYGHKILTGRQSVFHTNRQKNGISGFPKRGESEYDDFGVGHSSTAISAILGMALASNLKGDCEKQHIAIVGDASIASGMAFEGLNHAGATDANMLVILNDNAIGIDPSVGALKDYLTSVKSGTNPRENNMIKSLNFDYKGPIDGHDLPRLVKELKRLQKVKGPKFLHVITTKGKGLKQAEEDQVKYHAPGKFDKVTGELIKKIEDEFPSKFQDVFGLTLLELARENKNIIGITPAMPTGSSLKYMMDEIPERAIDVGIAEQHAVTLAAGMATQGLIPYCTIYSTFLQRAYDQVIHDVALQNLPVVFCLDRAGLVGEDGATHQGVYDIAYLNCIPNMVIAAPLNELELRNLLYTTQLGISSPWAIRYPRGKGFINYSWQLPFEKITNQFVKKLQKGNKFAFVTTGTIGNNVIEACKQTKSDEWSHYHFLFVKPLNEQMLHQICQEYSRIVTFEDGTTIGGFGSSIAQFVSFNYPGVSVDVRGVKDLFVEQATVQQQQQECGIDVESIVKIINN; translated from the coding sequence ATGATCAAAAAGTTACTACCGCAAATAAATAACCCGCAAGATTTGAAAAAGCTATCTATAGATGAGCTTATGCAATTAGCGGTTGAACTTAGAAGTTTTATAATTGATATTGTTTCTACAAAAGAAGGACATTTAGGGGCAAGTTTAGGAGTTGTTGAATTGACAATTGCCTTGCATTATGTGTTCAATACGCCTGACGATCTTATGGTTTGGGATGTTGGACATCAAGCCTATGGTCATAAAATTCTTACAGGAAGGCAAAGCGTTTTTCATACAAATAGACAAAAAAACGGTATAAGTGGTTTTCCAAAAAGAGGAGAAAGTGAATACGACGACTTTGGCGTAGGGCATTCTTCTACTGCAATTTCAGCAATTTTAGGAATGGCATTAGCTTCTAACTTAAAAGGTGATTGTGAAAAACAACATATCGCTATAGTTGGTGATGCTTCAATTGCATCAGGTATGGCCTTTGAAGGATTGAATCACGCAGGGGCTACTGATGCTAATATGCTTGTAATTCTAAATGATAATGCTATCGGAATTGATCCAAGTGTTGGTGCTCTAAAAGATTATTTAACTTCTGTAAAGTCTGGTACCAATCCTCGAGAGAATAATATGATTAAATCTTTGAATTTTGATTATAAAGGACCTATAGATGGACACGATTTACCTCGTCTTGTAAAAGAGTTAAAACGATTACAAAAAGTAAAGGGACCTAAGTTTTTACACGTTATAACAACGAAAGGTAAAGGGCTTAAGCAAGCTGAGGAAGATCAGGTAAAATATCACGCTCCTGGAAAGTTTGATAAAGTTACTGGGGAATTGATAAAAAAAATAGAAGATGAGTTTCCTTCAAAGTTTCAAGATGTTTTTGGATTAACGCTTTTAGAGTTAGCAAGAGAGAATAAAAATATAATTGGTATTACTCCTGCAATGCCTACTGGTAGTTCATTAAAGTATATGATGGACGAAATACCTGAAAGAGCAATAGATGTTGGAATTGCAGAACAACACGCAGTAACTTTAGCTGCAGGTATGGCTACGCAAGGACTTATACCTTATTGTACAATTTATTCAACTTTTCTACAACGTGCGTATGATCAGGTTATTCACGATGTAGCACTACAAAATTTACCTGTTGTGTTTTGCTTAGATAGAGCAGGGTTAGTAGGAGAGGATGGGGCTACTCATCAAGGGGTATATGATATTGCATACTTAAATTGTATTCCGAATATGGTTATAGCAGCTCCTTTAAATGAGCTTGAGTTGAGAAACTTATTATATACAACACAATTGGGAATTAGTTCGCCTTGGGCAATTCGTTATCCAAGAGGGAAAGGATTTATCAATTATTCGTGGCAATTACCCTTTGAAAAAATTACGAATCAATTTGTCAAAAAGTTACAAAAAGGGAATAAATTTGCTTTTGTTACAACTGGTACAATTGGAAATAATGTTATAGAGGCTTGTAAGCAAACTAAAAGCGATGAATGGTCTCATTATCATTTTCTTTTTGTAAAGCCATTAAATGAACAAATGTTACATCAAATATGTCAAGAGTATTCAAGAATTGTCACTTTTGAAGATGGAACTACAATTGGTGGATTTGGAAGTAGTATTGCACAATTTGTTAGTTTTAATTATCCTGGTGTATCAGTAGATGTTAGGGGGGTAAAAGACTTGTTTGTGGAACAAGCAACTGTTCAACAGCAGCAACAGGAGTGTGGAATTGACGTTGAAAGTATTGTGAAAATTATTAATAATTAG